A stretch of the Microcebus murinus isolate Inina chromosome 6, M.murinus_Inina_mat1.0, whole genome shotgun sequence genome encodes the following:
- the LOC105866609 gene encoding LOW QUALITY PROTEIN: cathepsin G (The sequence of the model RefSeq protein was modified relative to this genomic sequence to represent the inferred CDS: deleted 1 base in 1 codon; substituted 2 bases at 2 genomic stop codons), with protein sequence MQPLLLLLAFLLSPGAEAGEIIGGREARPHSRPYMAYLQIQSAGRTSVCGGFLVREDFVLTAAHCWGSTIVAILGAHNVQRQERTQQRIPVLRAIPHPRYSPQTIHNDIMLLKLRNRIRRDQVVSPVALPQTQQRLRPGALCTVAGWGLVSINRRTNRLQEVQLRVQQDQQCRQLFQFYTGQSQICVGDPRERKTAFRGDSGGPLVCNNVAQGIVSYGKDSGTPPGVFTRISSFLPWIREQXVATMRRFKXLDQMGTPL encoded by the exons ATGCAGCCACTTCTGCTTCTGTTGGCTTTTCTCCTGTCCCCTGGGGCTGAGGCAG GGGAGATCATCGGGGGCCGGGAGGCCAGGCCCCACTCCCGCCCCTACATGGCGTACCTTCAGATCCAGTCTGCCGGAAGAACAAGCGTTTGTGGGGGGTTCCTGGTGCGAGAAGACTTTGTGCTGACGGCAGCTCACTGCTGGGGAAG CACAATAGTCGCCATCCTGGGGGCCCACAACGTCCAGAGGCAGGAGAGGACCCAGCAACGCATCCCTGTGCTCAGAGCCATACCCCACCCTCGATACAGTCCCCAGACAATCCACAATGACATCATGTTACTGAAG CTGAGGAACAGAATCAGACGGGATCAAGTCGTGAGCCCTGTAGCTCTACCTCAGACCCAGCAGAGACTGAGGCCTGGGGCACTGTGCACAGTGGCTGGCTGGGGCCTGGTCAGCATCAACAGGAGAACAAACAGACTCCAAGAGGTGCAGCTGAGAGTGCAGCAGGATCAGCAGTGCCGCCAGCTCTTCCAGTTCTACACCGGCCAATCGCAGATTTGTGTGGGGGACCCAAGAGAGAGGAAGACTGCCTTCAGA GGCGACTCAGGAGGCCCCCTGGTATGTAACAATGTGGCCCAGGGCATCGTCTCTTATGGAAAAGATTCAGGGACCCCTCCAGGAGTCTTCACCAGGATCTCAAGCTTCCTGCCCTGGATAAGA GAACAATGAGTCGCTACAATGAGACGCTTCAAATAGCTGGATCAGATGGGGACCCCGCTGTGA